GAAGGCGCGCGGCACGTTGCGCATCGCCTGCGAAGGCACCTACCCGCCCTTCAACTACAAGGACGACAAGGGCCAGCTGACCGGCTTCGACGTGGAGATCGCGCGTGCGATCGCCGACAAGCTCGGGGTGAAGGCCGAGTTCACGACCACCGAGTGGAGCGGCATCCTGGCCGGGCTGCAGGCCGCCAAGTACGACGTGATCGTCAACCAGGTGGCGGCCACCGACAAGCGCCGCGAGACCTTCGACTTCAGCGAGCCCTACGTCATCTCCTACCCGCAGCTCATCGTGCGGGCCAACGAGACGCGCAAGCTGGAAACACCGGCCGACCTCAAGGGCAAGAAGATCGGTGTGGGCCAGGGAAGCAACTACGCCGACCTCGCCAAGGGGATCGAAGGCGCCGAGGTGCGCACCTACCCGGGGGCGACGGAGTACCTGCAGGACCTGGCCACCGGCCGCATCGATGCCGCCATCAACGACAGCCTGCTGATCCCGTACCTGCGCGAGAAGACCAGGCTGCCGGTGAAGGCCGGCGCGCCCATCGGCAAGCCCGAGAGCAACGCCATCCCGTTCCGCAAAGGCAATCCGAAGTTCCAGCAGGCCATCGACAAGGCGCTCAACGAGCTGAAGGCCGACGGCACCTACGCGAAGATCTCCACCAAGTGGTTCGAGCGCGACGTGAGCAAGCCGCCGGCGGCCCGCTGAGCCGGTCCGACGGGCATGGACCTGCAGTCGCTCATCGCGCTGGCGTGGCCGGTCATGGTCAAGGGCACCGGCTACACGCTCCTGTTCGCCATCGCCTCGATGGTTCTCGGCCTGCCGCTGGCGGCCCTCATCACGCTGGTCCGCGTGCTTCGCGTGCGGCTGCTGCAGCCGTTCATGGCCTTGTACGTGAGCGCCATGCGCGGCACGCCGCTGCTGGTCCAGGTCTTCATCATCTATTACGGGCTGCCCAGCATCGGAATCGAGTTCTCGCCGATCACGGCCGGCATCCTGTCGTTGACGCTCAACGTCGCGGCCTACATGAGCGAGACGCTGCGCGGGGCGATCGGTGCGGTGGCGCAGGGGCAGTGGCTGGCCGGCACCAGCCTCGGGCTGACACGCCGCCAGACCCTGCGCTACGTGATCGCGCCGCAGGCGCTGAGGGCGGCGGTGCCCAGCCTTTCCAACAGCCTGATCAGCCTCATCAAGGACACCTCGCTGGTGTCGGTGATCGCCGTGACGGAGCTGATGCTGGCCACGAAGGAATTGATCTCGACCACCTTCCAGCCTTTCCCGCTGTACGTGGCGGCCGCCGGGATCTACTGGATCCTGAGCCTCAGCTTCGAGCAACTGCAGCGCCGGATGGAGCAGCGGCTCGCGTTTCCGCATTGACCAGGCGCCTCGAGCGCAGCTCTCGACCGCGGCCGCAGGGCAGCTGACGCCTTCACGCCGACTTCACCTCGGGCGCGCATCGGCTGGCTAGACTGCGGCCGCACCCCCGACGAGGAGACGATGCAGCCCGCCTTCCTGCTGCGCGCCGCAGGCGCGATCGCCCTGTCATCGACCGCGGCGCTTGCCGCGGCCGCCACGATGGCCACCTTCTCGCCGCAGGGCGAGGTCGCGCAGGTCCGCCAGGCCCGTGCAAGCTTCTCGCAGGCCATGGTCCGCTTCGGTGATCCGCGCCTGCCGTCGCCCTTCGACATCGCCTGCGCCAACCCGACGCCCCTCACCGGCAGCGCCCGATGGGTCGACGACAGGACCTGGGTCTACGACTTCACCCGCGACGTGCCGGCGGGCGTGCGCTGCGAGTTCAAGCTGAAGCCCGGGATCAAGGCCTTGAACGGCGATGCGGTCACCGGCGCGACCGAGTTCCGCTTCGGCACCGGCGGACCGGCGATCGTGCGCGCCTATCCGCAGCCGGGCGACCACTCGACGGTGGAAGAAGAGCAGGTCTTCGTGCTGCTGCTCAACGGCCCGGCCACGCCGGCCAGCATCGAGAAGAACGGCTACTGCGAAGTCTCCGGCATCGGCGAGCGCGTCGGCCTGAAGGTCATCTCCGGCCCCGTGCGCGAGGCGATCCTCAAGGCGGTGAACCTGGTGCCGCAGCAGGCGCGTGCGGTCACCGTGCAATGCGCCCGGCCCTTGCCGAGCGATGCGCGTGTCGAGGTGGCGTGGGGCGCCGGCATCGCGACGCCCTCCGGCGTGGCGACCACCGCCGAGCGCCGCCTCGGCTACCGCGTGCGCAAGCCCTTTGCCGCCAGCTTCACCTGCGAGCGCGTCAACTCGCGCGCCGACTGCCTGCCGATACGCCCGCTGCGCGTCGAGTTCTCGTCGCCGGTGCCGCGCCGGTTCGCCGAGCGCATCGTGCTGGTGGCGCCCGACGGCGCGCGCAAGCCGGTGATGGAGCAGGGACGCGGCGAGAACGCGGAGCAGCTCATCTCCTTCGGCGAAGGGACGCTGCGCAAGTTCCTGTACATCTTCCGGCGCAGCCCCGGCGAAGCCTCCGCCGATCCGGCGGACAGCGGCGTGAGCGCGGTGCAGTTCAGCGCGCCGCTGCCCGAGAACGCGAAGCTGCGCATCGAGCTGCCGCAGGACCTGCGCGACGACGCGGGCCGTGCGCTCGGCAACGCCGACGCCTTTCCGCTGGAGACCCGCACCGCCGCGGCGCCCGCGCTGGTGAAGTTCCCGGCCGCCACCTTCGGCGTGCTGGAGCTGAACGCCGAGCCGACCCTTCCGGTGACGCTGCGCCAGGTCGAGGCCGATCTGAAGACGCAGGCGGTGAGCCTCGCGCCCGGCGCGGTCCGCGACCTGCGCGTCGCCGACGACGCGGCCGTCATCGAATGGCTGGCGCGCGTGAAGCGCTACGACGAGAACCAGCTGCCGCGCGCGGAGGTGGAGCGCGAGCTCGGCATCAGGCTGCCCGCGCCGGCCAGGAGCGCGAAAGGCCGCGACGACGACGAAGGCGACCTGGTGCAGACGCGCAGCCTGAGCCTGCTGAGCCGCGACCGCGCTGCGCGCCGCCTCAGCCTCCCGCTCGCCGGCGCGACCGAGCCACGGCCGTTCGAGGTGGTCGGCATTCCGCTGCCGCAGGCCGGCTTCCATGTCGTCGAGATCGAGTCGCCCCGGCTCGGCGCCGCGCTGCTCGGCCGCAATTCGCCCCTGTACGTGCGCACCAGCGTGCTGGTGACCAACCTGGGGGTGCACTTCAAGTGGGGCGCGGTCAATTCGGTGGTGTGGGTCACCACGCTGGACACCGCGCGGCCGGTGGCCGATGCGCAGCTGCAGATTTCCGACTGCCGTGGCGACGTCGTCTGGAAGGGCCGCAGCGACGCCAACGGCCACGCCCTCGTCGCGCAGGAGCTGCCGCGCCTGCCCTGGAACCATTGCCACGGCCGCGACGGCGGCGACAGCGGGCGCGAGGCAGGCTATTTCGTCAGCGCCCGCAGCACCGATGCCGCCGGCCACGCCGACATGGCGTTCGTCTGGTCGACCTGGAGCGAGGGCATCGAGGCCTGGCGCTTCCACATCGACACCAGCGCCCAGGGCATCGCCTCGCAGAACCGCTTCCACTCGGTGCTCGACCGCAGCCTGCTGCGCGCGGGACAGAAAGTCTCGATGAAGCACCACGCCCGGCGCGAGCTGATGAGCGGACTGGCGCTGGTCGAGCCGAGCGAGCTGCCGGCCGAGCTGCGCATCGTGCACGAGGGCTCCGGCCAGAAGTTCACCCAGCCGCTCCAGTGGCGCGCAGGGCGCCATGCGGAGTCGAGCTTCGAGATCCCCGCGGCCGCCCGGCTCGGCGTCTACCGCGTGAGCCTGGCCAACGCGCGCGAGTCGCACCAGACGGCCAGCTTTCGCGTCGAGGAGTTCCGCCTGCCGGTGCTCGCCGGACGCATCGTGCCGCCCAAGGGCGCGCTGGTGCAGCCCCGGGACCTCGCGCTGGGCCTGCAGGTCGACTACACCAACGGCGGCGGCGCGTCCGGACTGCCGGTGCGGGTGTCGGCGCAGATGCGCGATGCCGATGTGGGCGCGCTGGTGCACGCCGAGCGCTATCCGGGATTCCGCTTCGAGCCGCCGCGCGATCCGCGCGACCCGAACGCCCGCTCGCCTTTCTCGGAGGACTACGTCGACGAGGACGACGAGAGCCGCAGCACCGGTGCGCGCGACGAAGGCGCGCAGCTGGTGGCCAACAAGCTTGCGCTGACCCTGGACAAGAACGGCGCCGGCACCATCACGCTGCCCGGCCTGCCGGCCTTGCGCAAGCCGCGCGAACTGCTGGTGCAGGCGACCTACGCCGATCCCAACGGCGAGATCCAGACGCTGAG
The Piscinibacter sp. XHJ-5 DNA segment above includes these coding regions:
- a CDS encoding amino acid ABC transporter permease, encoding MDLQSLIALAWPVMVKGTGYTLLFAIASMVLGLPLAALITLVRVLRVRLLQPFMALYVSAMRGTPLLVQVFIIYYGLPSIGIEFSPITAGILSLTLNVAAYMSETLRGAIGAVAQGQWLAGTSLGLTRRQTLRYVIAPQALRAAVPSLSNSLISLIKDTSLVSVIAVTELMLATKELISTTFQPFPLYVAAAGIYWILSLSFEQLQRRMEQRLAFPH
- a CDS encoding transporter substrate-binding domain-containing protein, which encodes MKNKFVVPLAAALLAGAALGAHAADLLDDVKARGTLRIACEGTYPPFNYKDDKGQLTGFDVEIARAIADKLGVKAEFTTTEWSGILAGLQAAKYDVIVNQVAATDKRRETFDFSEPYVISYPQLIVRANETRKLETPADLKGKKIGVGQGSNYADLAKGIEGAEVRTYPGATEYLQDLATGRIDAAINDSLLIPYLREKTRLPVKAGAPIGKPESNAIPFRKGNPKFQQAIDKALNELKADGTYAKISTKWFERDVSKPPAAR